In the Quercus lobata isolate SW786 chromosome 5, ValleyOak3.0 Primary Assembly, whole genome shotgun sequence genome, one interval contains:
- the LOC115992137 gene encoding putative ALA-interacting subunit 2 — MDHGTRSDQPSCPTRMSLWRKEAINKFTQQNLPACKPVLTPAWVILTFLLIGTIFIPIGLVSLHASRSVVEIVDRYDIDCVPEQFKSNKLGYIKDSSYPKNCSRTLKVNRYMKAPIYIYYQLDNYYQNHRRYVKSRSDQQLLHGLGSNKTSLCKPEQSNNGLPIVPCGLVAWSLFNDTYKFIRGKSELNVNRKNIAWKSDRDHKFGKHVYPFNFQSGTLIGGGKLNSSVPLSDQEDLIVWMRTAALPSFRKLYGRIEENLHANDVIVVNLMNNYNTYSFGGKKKLVLSTSSWLGGKNDFPGFAYIFVGSYCIVIAIVFMLLHVKYSRNTHVGYN, encoded by the exons ATGGATCATGGGACTAGATCAGATCAACCTAGTTGTCCTACTCGAATGTCTTTATGGAGAAAAGAAG CTATTAATAAGTTTACACAGCAGAATCTTCCGGCTTGTAAACCTGTACTAACACCAGCATGG GTCATTTTGACATTTCTATTGATCGGTACTATTTTCATTCCTATTGGCCTTGTTTCTCTTCATGCATCGCGAAGT GTTGTTGAAATTGTGGACCGATATGATATTGATTGTGTACCAGAACAATTTAAAAGCAATAAGCTGGGATATATTAAAGATAGCTCATATCCGAAAAATTGTTCTCGCACATTAAAG GTGAACAGATATATGAAAGCTCCAATTTACATCTACTATCAGCTTGATAACTACTATCAAAACCACCGAAG GTATGTCAAAAGTAGAAGTGATCAGCAACTCTTGCATGGATTAGGGTCCAATAAAACGAGTCTCTGTAAACCTGAACAGTCCAACAATGGTCTTCCAATTGTCCCATGTGGTTTGGTAGCATGGAGTTTGTTTAATGATACCTATAAATTTATTCGTGGGAAATCAGAATTGAATGTTAACAGGAAGAACATAGCATGGAAGAGTGACCGTGATCATAAATTTGGGAAGCATGTTTATCCCTTCAATTTCCAGAGTGGGACCTTGATTGGGGGTGGAAAGCTAAATTCAAGTGTTCCT CTAAGTGATCAAGAAGATCTTATTGTATGGATGCGCACAGCTGCTCTCCCTAGCTTCCGGAAGTTGTATGGTAGAATTGAAGAAAATTTGCATGCAAATGATGTTATAGTAGTCAACCTAATGAACAACTACAACACTTATAGTTTTGGCGGGAAAAAGAAGCTCGTTCTTTCAACATCAAGCTGGTTGGGAGGGAAGAATGACTTCCCCGGGTTTGCCTACATTTTTGTTGGTTCTTATTGTATAGTCATCGCCATTGTCTTCATGTTGCTTCATGTGAAATATTCAAG GAACACACACGTTGGATATAATTAA